Proteins encoded within one genomic window of Planctomycetota bacterium:
- a CDS encoding serine/threonine protein phosphatase, with amino-acid sequence MRLLAIGDIHGCSRALDALLDLVRPTPDDWIVTLGDYVDRGPDTRGVIERLLELNASGQLIPLRGNHEEMLLECRTNFTLINEWLQWGGQETLDSYQTGERGAVFEDIPLEHWHFLETNLTDWFETDRFIFVHGGLDPRLPLERQPVAPMRWMKFADPAPHCSGKTVICGHTHQASGWPRNIGHAVCLDTWVYGAGWLTCLDVDSGQFWQANQAGETRTSTLAEHLVGRGS; translated from the coding sequence ATTCGTTTGCTGGCCATCGGCGACATTCATGGCTGTTCGCGGGCGCTCGACGCGCTGTTGGACCTGGTGCGGCCCACGCCCGACGATTGGATCGTCACGCTGGGCGATTACGTCGATCGGGGGCCCGACACGCGGGGCGTGATCGAGCGATTGCTCGAATTGAACGCCAGCGGACAGTTGATCCCGCTGCGCGGCAATCACGAAGAGATGCTGCTCGAATGCCGCACCAACTTCACCTTGATCAACGAGTGGCTTCAGTGGGGCGGCCAGGAAACGCTGGACAGTTACCAGACCGGCGAGCGCGGCGCGGTCTTTGAAGACATCCCGCTCGAGCATTGGCACTTTCTCGAAACCAACCTGACCGATTGGTTCGAGACCGACCGGTTCATCTTCGTTCACGGCGGGCTCGACCCGCGGCTACCGCTGGAACGCCAGCCGGTGGCGCCAATGCGGTGGATGAAGTTCGCCGACCCGGCGCCCCACTGCTCGGGCAAGACGGTGATCTGCGGCCACACGCACCAGGCGTCGGGCTGGCCGCGGAACATCGGCCACGCCGTGTGCCTTGACACTTGGGTCTACGGCGCTGGCTGGCTGACGTGCCTGGACGTCGACTCCGGACAGTTCTGGCAGGCGAACCAGGCGGGCGAGACGCGGACTTCGACCCTTGCCGAGCACCTGGTTGGGCGCGGTTCGTAA
- the sdhB gene encoding succinate dehydrogenase iron-sulfur subunit, whose amino-acid sequence MDHHSNGHHGSEDHGHADHGHAAPTTFAVRILRQDAPGRASYWERHTVTRESNMNVISVLQRIAAQATTADGEHVAPVCWDSNCLEEVCGACTMVINGRVRQACSALVDKLLAENPGEIELRPMTKFPVVRDLMVNRSRLFRALQKVKAWIPVDGYVNLGPGPKQSPAEQQERYPLSECMSCGCCLEACPQFNKIEVKRKPSEADEALAARERQEFDEAFVGAHAISQAVLFNTHPTGAMTADERIDALMLAGGIQDCGNAQNCVEVCPKHIPLTDSIGRVGRAATVRSIKKWFGAS is encoded by the coding sequence ATGGATCACCACAGTAACGGACATCACGGCAGCGAAGATCACGGCCACGCCGATCATGGGCATGCCGCGCCGACCACCTTTGCGGTTCGCATTCTGCGGCAAGACGCGCCGGGCCGCGCCAGCTATTGGGAGCGGCACACCGTCACCCGCGAGTCGAACATGAATGTGATCAGCGTGTTGCAGCGGATCGCCGCCCAGGCCACGACGGCCGACGGCGAGCACGTGGCGCCGGTCTGCTGGGACTCGAACTGCCTGGAAGAGGTCTGCGGCGCTTGCACCATGGTGATCAACGGCCGCGTGCGGCAAGCCTGCAGCGCGCTGGTCGACAAGTTGTTGGCCGAGAACCCGGGCGAGATCGAACTCCGCCCCATGACCAAGTTCCCGGTCGTGCGCGACTTGATGGTCAATCGCTCGCGGCTGTTCCGCGCCCTGCAAAAGGTCAAGGCCTGGATCCCGGTGGACGGCTATGTGAACCTGGGCCCCGGCCCCAAGCAATCGCCCGCCGAACAGCAAGAACGCTACCCGTTGTCGGAGTGCATGAGCTGCGGCTGTTGCCTGGAAGCTTGTCCCCAGTTCAACAAGATCGAAGTCAAGCGCAAGCCCAGCGAGGCCGACGAAGCCTTGGCCGCGCGCGAGCGCCAGGAGTTCGACGAGGCGTTTGTCGGCGCCCACGCCATCAGCCAGGCCGTGCTGTTCAACACGCACCCGACGGGGGCGATGACCGCCGACGAGCGGATCGACGCGCTGATGCTGGCCGGCGGCATTCAGGATTGCGGCAACGCGCAGAACTGCGTGGAAGTCTGCCCCAAGCATATCCCGCTGACCGATTCGATCGGCCGCGTGGGCCGGGCCGCCACCGTGCGCTCGATCAAGAAGTGGTTTGGCGCGTCGTAA
- the sdhA gene encoding succinate dehydrogenase flavoprotein subunit, producing MAKQRVMIVGGGLAGLAAAMKLAEYGIDVDLMSLTPVKRSHSVCAQGGINSVNEQTRQQGDSESLHLDDTVYGGDFLQHQPPVKEMCDWGPKIIDLMDRLGVPFNRTVEGFRDHRRFGGTLYKRTAFAGATTGQQLLYALDEQVRSWEGTGKIKKYEFWDYLGPIVDERGICRGCVAQDLVTMQIRSFPADAVILGVGGCGLIYGRSTMSMVCTGSAASRTFQAGARYANGEFIQVHPTAIPGADKLRLMSESARGEGGRVWVPRTPQDPRNPKSIPESERYYFLEERYPKYGNLVPRDIATREIFKVCSEEGLSVEKDRFCVYLDLTHLPRAVLDVKLGGILDIYEKFQGVDPREVPMKIFPAVHYTMGGLWVDYQRSADGGLQIGSPKNQVTNIPGLYAIGECDYQYHGANRLGANSLLSCIFSGLVTAPGIQTWLKSIPGGAASDQPSALYEQNRKKHQAAHDALLKRPAGGENPYLIHQQLGDVMTRAATVVRYNNVLREAYQTVCELQQRAAKCSLSDTGAWTNQNVVFTKALIDMFPLARTILLGALQRDECRGAHFKPDFAEPGLKGATPQERRVEAEHWCDRFEENTRKWLKTTIATLAPDGSPQLSYEAVDTSIVTPRPRLYGLVGAEQIEEVWNERQQKAKGSGATNGAGAHAAAAGAAS from the coding sequence ATGGCAAAGCAACGTGTAATGATCGTCGGTGGCGGGCTGGCCGGGCTGGCCGCGGCCATGAAGCTGGCCGAGTATGGCATCGACGTCGACCTGATGAGCCTAACTCCGGTCAAGCGGTCGCATAGCGTCTGTGCACAAGGGGGCATCAACAGCGTCAACGAGCAAACTCGCCAGCAAGGAGACAGCGAATCCCTGCACCTGGACGACACGGTCTACGGTGGCGACTTCCTGCAACACCAACCGCCGGTCAAGGAGATGTGCGACTGGGGCCCGAAGATCATCGATCTGATGGATCGGCTGGGCGTCCCGTTCAATCGCACGGTCGAAGGCTTCCGCGATCATCGCCGCTTTGGCGGCACGTTGTACAAGCGAACCGCCTTCGCCGGCGCGACGACCGGGCAGCAATTGCTGTACGCGCTCGATGAACAAGTCCGCTCCTGGGAAGGCACGGGCAAGATCAAGAAGTACGAGTTCTGGGACTACCTGGGGCCGATCGTTGACGAGCGCGGCATCTGTCGCGGCTGTGTGGCCCAGGATCTGGTCACCATGCAGATTCGCTCGTTCCCGGCCGACGCGGTGATCCTGGGCGTGGGTGGCTGCGGCTTGATTTATGGCCGTTCGACCATGTCGATGGTCTGCACCGGCAGCGCCGCCAGCCGCACGTTCCAGGCCGGCGCGCGTTACGCCAACGGCGAGTTCATTCAGGTTCACCCGACGGCCATTCCCGGCGCTGACAAGCTGCGTCTGATGAGCGAGAGCGCCCGCGGCGAAGGGGGCCGCGTCTGGGTGCCGCGGACGCCGCAGGATCCGCGCAATCCAAAATCGATTCCCGAGAGCGAACGGTACTACTTCCTCGAAGAGCGCTATCCCAAGTACGGGAACCTGGTGCCGCGCGACATCGCCACGCGCGAAATCTTCAAGGTCTGCAGCGAAGAGGGCTTGAGCGTCGAGAAGGATCGCTTCTGCGTCTACTTGGACCTGACGCACCTGCCGCGCGCGGTGCTGGACGTGAAGCTGGGCGGCATCCTGGACATCTACGAGAAGTTCCAAGGGGTCGACCCGCGCGAAGTCCCGATGAAAATCTTCCCGGCCGTCCATTACACCATGGGCGGCTTGTGGGTCGATTATCAGCGCTCGGCCGACGGCGGTTTACAGATCGGCTCGCCCAAGAACCAGGTCACCAACATTCCGGGCCTGTACGCAATTGGCGAATGCGATTACCAGTACCACGGTGCCAATCGGCTGGGGGCCAATTCACTGCTGAGCTGCATTTTCAGCGGCCTGGTCACCGCGCCGGGCATTCAAACCTGGCTCAAGAGCATTCCCGGTGGCGCGGCCAGCGACCAGCCCTCGGCCTTGTACGAGCAAAATCGTAAGAAGCACCAGGCGGCGCACGACGCGCTGCTCAAGCGCCCTGCCGGCGGCGAGAACCCGTACCTGATTCACCAGCAACTGGGGGACGTGATGACCCGGGCCGCCACGGTGGTCCGCTACAACAACGTGCTGCGCGAGGCGTACCAGACGGTCTGCGAGTTGCAACAGCGGGCCGCCAAGTGCTCGCTGTCGGACACCGGCGCTTGGACCAACCAGAACGTGGTCTTCACCAAGGCGCTGATCGACATGTTCCCGCTGGCCCGCACGATCCTGCTCGGGGCGCTGCAGCGCGACGAATGCCGTGGCGCGCACTTCAAGCCCGACTTCGCCGAGCCCGGCCTGAAGGGGGCGACACCGCAGGAACGTCGCGTCGAAGCCGAGCACTGGTGCGATCGATTTGAAGAGAACACCCGCAAGTGGCTCAAGACGACGATCGCGACGCTCGCGCCGGACGGCTCGCCGCAATTGAGCTACGAAGCGGTCGACACGTCGATCGTCACGCCGCGCCCCCGACTGTACGGGCTGGTCGGCGCCGAGCAGATTGAAGAAGTCTGGAACGAACGGCAGCAAAAGGCCAAGGGCAGCGGCGCGACAAACGGCGCCGGCGCCCACGCGGCCGCCGCCGGTGCCGCGTCGTAA
- a CDS encoding succinate dehydrogenase, producing the protein MDTLPAPSFYARHEFLIRRLHSLSGLIPVGAYMCVHLATNASVLAGSKRFQEAVDAIHSLGPALPLVEWTFIFLPIIFHALVGVLIVRSGTANTASYNYVGNVRYTLQRATAWIALFFIFGHVFHMHGWIHADWASPTIHKLGGGQFDPEVATSTTHAALVPLWAKIVYAIGVLSCVFHFANGLWTMGITWGVWTTRAAQHRANWVCGAFGVMMATVGLSALFGFSTVDQRAMLASEKITLETRLADLNKEKQLTGDNAKLNAHIKELQEALEKNAAEWKNLSGEPAARTQASLGSK; encoded by the coding sequence GTGGATACTCTTCCCGCCCCGTCGTTCTATGCCCGGCACGAGTTTCTGATTCGGCGACTGCACTCCCTGTCGGGCTTGATCCCGGTGGGGGCTTACATGTGCGTCCATCTGGCCACCAACGCCAGCGTGCTGGCCGGCTCCAAGCGATTTCAAGAGGCGGTCGACGCCATTCACTCGCTTGGACCGGCGCTCCCCCTGGTGGAGTGGACGTTCATCTTCCTGCCGATCATCTTTCACGCCCTGGTCGGCGTGTTGATCGTCCGTTCCGGCACGGCCAACACCGCTTCGTACAATTACGTCGGCAACGTCCGTTACACGTTGCAACGGGCCACGGCCTGGATCGCGCTGTTCTTCATCTTTGGCCACGTGTTCCACATGCACGGTTGGATTCACGCCGACTGGGCGAGCCCCACGATTCACAAGCTGGGGGGCGGCCAGTTCGACCCCGAGGTCGCCACCTCGACGACGCACGCGGCGCTGGTGCCGTTGTGGGCCAAGATTGTCTACGCCATCGGCGTGCTGTCCTGCGTGTTCCACTTTGCCAACGGTCTGTGGACCATGGGCATCACCTGGGGCGTGTGGACCACCCGCGCCGCGCAGCACCGGGCTAACTGGGTCTGTGGAGCGTTTGGCGTGATGATGGCGACGGTGGGCTTGTCGGCCTTGTTCGGGTTTTCGACGGTCGACCAGCGGGCCATGCTGGCCTCGGAAAAGATCACGCTCGAAACCCGGTTGGCTGATTTGAATAAAGAAAAACAACTCACCGGCGACAATGCCAAGCTCAATGCACACATCAAAGAGCTGCAAGAAGCGCTCGAAAAGAACGCCGCTGAATGGAAAAACCTGAGCGGCGAACCCGCTGCCCGCACTCAAGCATCCCTGGGATCGAAGTAG
- a CDS encoding response regulator gives MNLNPVSILSPVSILITDDDVSWRETLRDVFAPPNFMPFLAGDGEEALTIIRSGTIHVVLLDMHMPRLTGLETVERLKEFNARLPCILMSAEADDRLIDQARRLQVYDVLRKPVSRQRVVASVSDALERAYRESA, from the coding sequence ATGAACCTGAACCCTGTCTCCATCCTGAGCCCTGTCTCTATCCTGATCACTGACGACGACGTCAGTTGGCGTGAAACGCTGCGCGACGTCTTTGCCCCGCCGAACTTCATGCCCTTCTTGGCCGGCGACGGGGAAGAAGCGCTGACGATCATCCGCTCGGGCACCATCCACGTGGTACTGCTCGACATGCACATGCCGCGGCTCACCGGCTTGGAAACCGTCGAGCGGTTGAAAGAGTTCAATGCCCGCTTGCCCTGCATTCTGATGTCGGCCGAGGCGGACGATCGATTGATCGACCAGGCCCGCCGGCTACAGGTCTATGACGTGCTGCGCAAGCCAGTCAGCCGCCAGCGCGTGGTGGCCAGCGTCAGCGACGCGCTCGAACGCGCGTACCGCGAATCGGCATAG
- a CDS encoding DUF1080 domain-containing protein encodes MTHRHLRARSVCRTIALLVLSTLVVPVHAADASPARARGGELPTDAQGRRLNLDFETGTLADWRAEGDAFTGQPIEGDAVTARGRADMTSQHQGRFWIGTFERGQDAPQGTLTSVPFAVDKPFASFLVAGGSHQTTRVDLVRRDNNEVFFTISGRNRENLEPVIVDLKDVRGKSMFIRVVDEDSGPWGHINFDDFRFHDARPAIALARGHTGPAAPAHENAGLDPVAAARAMIVPEGFRVDLFAGEPDVQQPIAMAIDDRGRLWIAEAYSYPRHVTEDQARDRILIFEDRDGDGHFDSRKVFAEKLNLVSGLEVGFGGVWVGAAPNFLFIPDKDGDDVPDGPPQVLLDGFGFQDTHETLNSFIWGPDGWLYGCHGVFTHSRVGKPGTPDAERVPINAGIWRYQPLRHEFEVFAHGTSNPWGVDFNDRGQAFLTACVIPHLFHVIQGGRYHRQAGQHFNPYTYDDIKTIALHRHWVGNQWNNADRSASDNSGGGHAHAGAMVYLGGAWPEKYRDQLFMNNIHGARINQDQLAPRGSGYVGDRAPDFLQANDMWSQILYLTYGPDGNVFMIDWYDANQCHHGRDDGHDRSNGRVFKISYGQAKPVTVDLKKLSDLELAELQLHKNDWYVRHARRILQERASNGEGKIDPAARARLVEILKTHADETRRLRALWALHVTGLLSHEVLFAAALGDKSPYVRAWTIQLGCEQERPQEEDFVLNYFYRAGRPSTPVERLYLASAALRLPAFRAGGILEHLVSHAEDATDHNLPLMYWYALERYFTEEPFEAIDVAHRGKLPLLRALIVRRAAQSNDQDFTVGDRGPRWWMVDEIAETPDEWPALLAAANEGLAGFRQVAMPDNWSALYQKLSASSDANVRRQATTLALTFGDTRAIGEQLRVMDDPKAKTVERLSALLALTKIRAPGLAPSLQRLVAESDLCGNAIRALALYDDPHTPSVLLDIYPRLSQPQRVDALNTLASRPAYGTALLAAVEAKRVPSTDLSADVIRQLRNLKDAQVDAEIARVWGTARDTPADKAKQIVELTKMLQAKPKRENAPDAALGRAVFVKTCALCHTLFGAGGKVGPELTGSNRANLDYILSNIVDPSALIGKDYIAQVIITTDGRTLTGLVKQEDANSITLATANETVVINKREIDERMESTKSMMPEEILKPFGEREIRSLVAYLASATQVPVAATADNARSLFNERDLAGWTGNTALWSVENEELVGRTTGLKKNEFLVSDMQVANFKLAFEVLLVDNQGNSGVQFRSQALSNGDVQGYQADIGPGWWGKLYEEHGRALLWNKSGESHLRPGQWNQYEIKADGSKLETRINGQLCVDLDDPAGAKRGIIALQLHSGGPTEVRYRKFVLEVLPPTMEK; translated from the coding sequence ATGACGCATCGCCACCTGCGTGCGCGCTCGGTTTGCCGCACGATTGCTCTGCTCGTCTTGTCGACGCTGGTTGTGCCAGTGCATGCGGCCGACGCATCCCCTGCTCGCGCGCGTGGCGGCGAGTTGCCGACCGACGCCCAGGGACGCCGGCTGAACCTTGACTTCGAGACCGGCACGCTGGCCGATTGGCGCGCTGAGGGGGACGCCTTCACGGGGCAGCCGATCGAAGGGGACGCGGTCACCGCGCGTGGCCGCGCCGACATGACCAGCCAGCATCAGGGACGTTTCTGGATCGGCACCTTCGAGCGCGGCCAGGACGCGCCGCAAGGGACGCTCACTTCGGTCCCGTTCGCCGTCGATAAGCCATTTGCCAGCTTTCTGGTCGCCGGCGGCAGTCACCAGACGACGCGCGTCGACCTGGTGCGTCGGGACAACAACGAGGTCTTCTTCACCATCTCGGGACGCAATCGCGAAAACCTGGAACCGGTGATCGTCGACCTGAAGGACGTGCGCGGCAAGTCCATGTTCATTCGCGTGGTCGACGAGGACAGCGGCCCGTGGGGGCACATCAACTTCGACGATTTCCGCTTCCATGATGCCCGGCCGGCGATCGCGCTGGCCCGTGGTCACACGGGGCCAGCCGCGCCGGCGCACGAGAACGCCGGCCTCGATCCGGTGGCTGCGGCTCGGGCGATGATCGTGCCCGAGGGTTTTCGTGTCGATCTGTTCGCCGGCGAGCCGGACGTGCAACAGCCGATCGCCATGGCCATCGACGATCGGGGGCGACTTTGGATCGCCGAAGCCTACAGCTATCCGCGCCACGTCACCGAAGACCAAGCCCGAGACCGAATTCTGATCTTTGAAGATCGCGACGGCGACGGGCATTTCGACTCGCGCAAGGTGTTCGCTGAAAAGTTGAACCTGGTCAGCGGGCTGGAAGTCGGCTTTGGGGGCGTGTGGGTCGGCGCCGCGCCGAACTTTCTGTTCATTCCTGACAAAGACGGCGACGACGTGCCGGATGGTCCGCCACAGGTGCTGCTCGACGGCTTCGGCTTTCAGGACACGCACGAGACGTTGAACTCGTTCATCTGGGGGCCCGACGGCTGGCTGTATGGCTGTCACGGTGTGTTCACGCACTCGCGCGTGGGCAAGCCCGGCACGCCCGACGCGGAGCGCGTACCGATCAATGCCGGCATCTGGCGCTATCAGCCGCTGCGGCACGAGTTCGAGGTCTTTGCCCACGGGACAAGCAACCCTTGGGGTGTCGACTTCAACGACCGCGGGCAGGCGTTCCTGACCGCCTGCGTGATCCCGCACCTGTTCCATGTGATTCAAGGCGGTCGCTATCACCGGCAAGCGGGCCAGCACTTCAACCCCTACACCTACGACGACATCAAGACGATTGCCTTGCATCGTCACTGGGTCGGCAACCAGTGGAACAACGCCGATCGGAGCGCGTCGGACAACAGCGGTGGCGGCCACGCCCACGCCGGCGCGATGGTCTATCTTGGCGGCGCCTGGCCCGAGAAGTACCGCGACCAGTTGTTCATGAACAACATCCACGGCGCGCGGATCAACCAGGATCAACTCGCGCCGCGCGGCTCGGGCTATGTCGGTGACCGGGCGCCAGACTTCCTGCAGGCCAACGATATGTGGTCGCAGATTCTGTATCTGACCTACGGCCCGGACGGCAACGTGTTCATGATCGATTGGTACGACGCCAATCAATGCCACCACGGTCGCGACGACGGGCACGATCGCTCGAATGGCCGCGTCTTCAAGATCAGCTATGGCCAAGCGAAGCCGGTGACGGTCGACCTGAAAAAGCTCAGCGACCTGGAACTGGCCGAGCTGCAGCTTCACAAGAACGACTGGTACGTGCGGCACGCCCGGCGGATTCTGCAAGAACGGGCCAGCAATGGCGAGGGAAAGATCGACCCGGCCGCACGCGCGCGACTGGTCGAGATCCTCAAGACCCACGCTGACGAGACGCGGCGCTTGCGAGCGCTGTGGGCGTTGCACGTGACCGGGCTGTTGAGTCATGAAGTCCTGTTTGCGGCTGCGTTGGGAGACAAGAGCCCTTACGTGCGCGCGTGGACGATTCAGTTGGGATGCGAACAGGAACGTCCTCAGGAAGAAGACTTTGTGCTGAATTACTTCTACCGCGCCGGGCGGCCTTCGACTCCCGTCGAGCGGTTGTATCTGGCGTCGGCGGCATTGCGGCTACCCGCCTTTCGCGCCGGCGGGATTCTGGAACATCTGGTCTCGCACGCCGAAGACGCCACAGACCACAACTTGCCGCTGATGTATTGGTACGCGCTCGAACGATACTTCACTGAGGAGCCGTTCGAAGCGATTGACGTCGCGCATCGCGGCAAGCTGCCGCTGCTACGCGCGCTGATCGTGCGTCGCGCCGCTCAATCGAACGACCAGGATTTCACCGTGGGCGACCGTGGCCCGCGTTGGTGGATGGTCGACGAAATCGCGGAAACGCCCGATGAATGGCCCGCCCTGCTGGCCGCCGCCAACGAAGGGCTGGCCGGCTTTCGCCAAGTGGCAATGCCTGACAATTGGTCCGCCTTGTACCAGAAGCTTTCAGCGAGTTCCGACGCCAATGTCCGCCGACAGGCGACCACGCTGGCATTGACGTTCGGCGACACACGGGCCATCGGCGAACAATTGCGAGTGATGGATGATCCGAAAGCAAAAACTGTCGAGCGGCTGTCGGCGTTGCTGGCGCTGACCAAGATTCGCGCACCTGGGTTAGCGCCGTCGCTGCAACGGCTGGTGGCCGAGTCGGACCTGTGCGGCAACGCGATCCGGGCGCTGGCGCTGTACGACGATCCGCATACGCCCAGCGTGCTGCTCGACATCTATCCGCGGCTCTCGCAACCGCAACGTGTCGATGCGCTGAACACGCTTGCTTCGCGGCCGGCGTATGGCACGGCGCTGCTGGCGGCGGTCGAGGCTAAACGCGTGCCGAGCACCGATCTATCGGCCGACGTGATTCGCCAGTTGCGGAATCTGAAGGACGCCCAGGTCGACGCCGAGATCGCCCGTGTGTGGGGGACCGCGCGTGACACGCCGGCCGACAAGGCCAAGCAGATCGTCGAGTTGACCAAAATGTTGCAAGCCAAGCCCAAGCGCGAAAACGCTCCCGACGCGGCGCTGGGCCGGGCGGTGTTCGTCAAAACTTGCGCGCTATGCCACACGCTGTTCGGCGCCGGCGGGAAGGTGGGGCCGGAATTGACCGGCTCGAACCGGGCGAACCTGGATTATATTTTGTCGAACATCGTCGACCCCAGCGCGCTGATCGGCAAGGACTACATCGCCCAGGTGATCATCACCACCGACGGACGCACGCTGACCGGGCTGGTGAAACAAGAGGACGCCAACTCGATCACCCTGGCCACGGCCAACGAAACCGTCGTGATCAACAAGCGAGAGATCGATGAGCGGATGGAAAGCACCAAGTCGATGATGCCCGAGGAAATCTTGAAGCCCTTCGGCGAGCGTGAAATCCGCTCGCTGGTCGCGTACTTGGCCAGCGCGACGCAAGTGCCGGTGGCCGCCACGGCGGACAACGCCCGCTCGCTGTTCAACGAACGCGACTTGGCGGGCTGGACCGGTAACACGGCGCTGTGGAGCGTCGAGAACGAAGAACTCGTCGGCCGCACGACGGGGCTGAAAAAGAACGAATTCCTGGTCAGCGACATGCAGGTGGCGAACTTCAAGTTGGCGTTCGAAGTGCTGCTGGTTGACAACCAAGGGAACTCAGGCGTTCAGTTCCGCAGTCAGGCTCTGAGCAATGGCGACGTGCAGGGGTACCAGGCCGACATCGGGCCTGGCTGGTGGGGGAAGTTGTATGAGGAACATGGCCGCGCGCTGCTGTGGAACAAATCGGGCGAGTCGCATCTGCGCCCTGGTCAATGGAACCAGTACGAGATCAAAGCCGACGGCAGCAAGCTCGAGACGCGGATCAATGGCCAGTTGTGCGTTGACTTGGACGACCCAGCCGGCGCGAAGCGCGGGATCATCGCGCTGCAACTTCACTCAGGCGGCCCAACCGAAGTGCGCTACCGCAAGTTCGTCCTGGAAGTCTTACCGCCGACCATGGAAAAGTAA
- the genX gene encoding EF-P lysine aminoacylase GenX — protein sequence MSSADYLPSASWPIIQLRARLLQQVRQFFDTRGFVEVDTPVLSADTVVDRQLDPIEAEFRPDVRSAAGARRLFLQTSPEFDMKRILAAGATAIYQIGHAFRQGEFGARHNPEFTMLEWYRVGDDYAAGMELLADLVEVTLGRGRPERLTYAEAFARHAGIDPHHTPVNELIAAGAARGLTPPETFPRDERDLWLDWLLVELIEPKLGVGAPAILCDYPASQAALAVVRRGPPDVAERYELYADGIELANGYHELLDPAVLRERNRVNNQGRVHDGKAPLPEESRLLVAMERGLPQCSGVALGFDRLLMLVSGKQTLADVLPFPLDRA from the coding sequence ATGTCCTCCGCTGATTACTTGCCGAGCGCTTCGTGGCCGATCATTCAGTTGCGAGCCCGGCTGTTACAGCAAGTCCGCCAGTTCTTCGATACGCGCGGGTTCGTCGAGGTCGACACGCCGGTCCTCTCGGCCGATACGGTCGTCGACCGGCAATTGGACCCGATCGAGGCGGAATTCCGCCCCGACGTCCGCTCGGCCGCCGGCGCGCGGCGGCTGTTCCTGCAGACGTCCCCTGAGTTCGACATGAAGCGAATCCTGGCGGCCGGCGCGACGGCCATCTATCAAATCGGCCACGCCTTTCGCCAGGGTGAATTCGGCGCGCGGCACAATCCCGAGTTCACCATGCTCGAATGGTACCGCGTCGGCGATGACTACGCGGCGGGCATGGAACTGCTGGCCGATCTGGTCGAGGTGACGCTCGGTCGTGGGCGGCCCGAGCGGTTGACGTACGCCGAGGCGTTCGCGCGCCATGCCGGCATCGACCCGCACCACACCCCGGTCAACGAGTTGATCGCCGCTGGCGCGGCGCGCGGCCTGACGCCCCCCGAGACGTTTCCACGCGACGAGCGCGACCTGTGGCTCGATTGGTTGCTGGTCGAGTTGATCGAACCGAAGCTGGGAGTCGGCGCGCCGGCGATATTGTGCGACTACCCGGCGTCGCAGGCGGCATTGGCTGTTGTGCGCCGCGGGCCGCCGGACGTGGCCGAGCGGTACGAACTGTACGCCGATGGCATCGAACTGGCCAATGGCTATCACGAACTACTCGATCCTGCCGTGCTGCGCGAGCGGAACCGCGTGAACAACCAGGGGCGCGTTCACGATGGCAAAGCGCCGCTGCCCGAAGAGAGCCGCTTGCTGGTGGCGATGGAACGCGGTCTGCCCCAATGCTCGGGCGTGGCGTTGGGCTTCGATCGGCTATTGATGCTCGTGTCCGGCAAGCAGACACTGGCCGACGTGCTGCCGTTCCCACTCGACCGCGCGTGA
- the efp gene encoding elongation factor P, whose amino-acid sequence MASYNTSDFKKGIKVQIDGEPYLMVEYNFVKPGKGNALYKCRLKNLVRGTTLDRTYRGGDSLEAADVAEIDAQYLYRQQDHFVFMDNASYEQYELTAEQVDEGWKYLKEGMICSMVLFNNLPITVSPPNQVVLRIEYCEPAVRGNTATNLTKPCKLETGGEIICPAFVNIGDLIKVDTRTAEYLERVKE is encoded by the coding sequence GTGGCCTCGTACAACACCAGCGATTTCAAGAAGGGCATCAAGGTTCAGATCGACGGCGAACCTTACCTGATGGTCGAATACAACTTTGTGAAGCCGGGCAAGGGAAACGCGCTGTACAAGTGCCGGCTCAAGAACCTGGTGCGCGGCACGACACTGGACCGGACCTACAGGGGCGGCGACTCGCTCGAAGCCGCCGACGTCGCCGAAATCGACGCGCAATACCTGTACCGGCAGCAAGACCACTTTGTGTTCATGGACAATGCCTCGTACGAGCAGTACGAGTTGACGGCCGAGCAAGTGGACGAAGGCTGGAAGTATTTGAAGGAAGGGATGATCTGCAGCATGGTGCTGTTCAACAACCTCCCGATCACCGTCAGCCCGCCCAACCAGGTCGTGCTGCGGATCGAATACTGCGAGCCGGCCGTGCGCGGCAACACCGCCACTAACTTGACCAAGCCTTGCAAGCTGGAAACGGGCGGCGAAATCATCTGCCCGGCCTTCGTCAACATTGGCGACCTGATTAAGGTCGACACGCGCACGGCCGAGTACCTGGAACGGGTCAAAGAGTAA